The region TTGAGAGCGAAGTCTTGCCAACGTCAAAAAAGCTAACCGCCAAAAGTTTTCCTTCACTGTGAACGCTCAACTCAAATCCGTCGGTCGGCTCACGTGCAGCGTCGCTTGAGAGAAAATCATAAATGCTACTTGGCACACCGCTTTTGAAGCGACGCTTATGCCGCTCAAAAAGATCGTGTGTTTTGTCAGTGATATCGATCGGCCCAATTTGCACATTTAGATCATCGTTGCGGCGCAAAATACGGCGTTGGCTTTTGGAGAATTCGAAGTCTTCAAGTCTAATACGAAGCGGAAGCACGCGTCGAATTTCATCCTCATAAATGCCGAGATTATAACGAAAAAAATGCGTCCCAAAATGCCGCCAGCCATCAGCGAGAAGCAGATCGAGCTGCGGGGATGTGACGTTTTCTGCGTGGAATTCCTCGTTTATGAGTTGTAGGTCGGCATCAAGCTGCATAACGTTTTTAGTGACCCGAGTACCAATCATAGCCGCTTTCAGCCCAATAGTCCTTTGGCCGTTCATCGGTAAACTCGATACTGCCTATGCGTTTTATCTGTTTGATACCATATTTCGTTGGCGACGCAAGTCGCAGCGGCGCTCCATGTTCCGGCTTGAGAGGAGCGCCGTTCATTTCATACGCAAGCAGGGTCTGCGGATGCATAATGCTCTTGGTATCCCATCCCACGTAATATCTTTCGTCGGGCGTGGTCATTGAAACGTAAGGCGGAAGGTCATTTATAGATTTGCCAGGAAGTATGTGTGCTGCAAAATCAGAAAAACGCACTCCTGCCCAATGCACGATAGTACTCCAACCTTCGATGCATTTTAGTTCAGTAATCATCTCTGTTCGCGGCAGCTTTTTTATATCGTCGAGAGTTAAAAGCAAAGCGTCCGTACGATTTGCAAGTCCGCCAACCGCAAGCCGCCAAGCTTCTATGTCGATCTCGCCCTCTATGCCTTCCATTCCGTTAACCCTTGGCGGCGTGACACTAGACAATGGAAATTCAGGAGCCAGCCGCCCTGGACTGTAAAAGAACTGACTTACTTTTTCATTAAATTCAAATGTGCGTCTGAACAAGGATGTTTTTGTCTCACCTGACGTCCACCACCAACTAAGAACTCCGGTCCATGTGGCAATGCCGGCAACTGAAAAGCCGAGGAGAGACCGAAGAAACATACGTCTGTTTGCATCTTCAGCGGACAGCGGTTCACTCAAATGTCGGCGTTCCTTGAGAACAGATGCTGTATTGTTCGGATCATCAGGGTAAGAACCTATTGTGTGGCCCGTTCTCTTCTCAAATTCACGAACCTTTTCCAGAAGTATTTCTTTATCTTCACTCATGCTTTCACCTTATCCGTTGCTTGTTCCCGCTCGGCGTCGACCGTATCTATGATGTCGTAACCGGTGATCATCGAGCGAAAATTTGCCCAGCCGGCAAGTGCGACCTGAATTACATGGACGACAAAAAAGAGTACAAACAAAACCGTCAACCAAAAATGCTCGAACCGTGCCCATTCGTAGCCGCCAAGCAGGGATGTCAGCCACGCGAGTTGTAGCGGCTTGTATATTGCGAAGCCTGTAAGTGTTGAAGCCGCGCCCATCAAGATCACGCCTGTGTATGCGATACGCTGAGCGTCGTTATATTTGCCTTGCGGCGGTTTGGTTTTAACGATGCGGGCATCGTGCAGAGCGACTATCGGCGCTCGCTTAAATGAGCCCGGCAAAGGAAGCAACGCGCGCCATTCGCCTGAAACGAAAGTGTAAATAATGTAGAACACTCCGTTTAAAGTGAAGAACCACATGAAAAAGAAGTGCAGCTGCAGCCCTTCGGCCAGGCGAAAGGGAATGCCAAGCGTGTCGTAAAACCATTGAGGAAAAAAATGCAATAACTCAATTCCGCCGATCCGTATTGAGTAAACAGGATTTGCCCAGTAGATCAAAATGCCGCTCCAGATCATCATCGTCAGAAGCGGAAAGTTGATCCAATGCATCCAACGCACCGCAAGCGTATGTTTTTTCTCAAGCTGTTTGGACATTGCCATTTGTTACCATTATGCGTCACTTTCTTCGTGCGTCCCAGAGATTTTTTAACCAAAGAGGATAGAGATCACAAAGACAAATGAAACGATGTTCTTATTTGCGCGTCCCTGAGATCTTTCACCACAAAAATCGTCTTGCGTCCCTGAGAATGTCGCGTGTTACACACGCTCGTGTTTTGATCTCGCTTTTCTACAGGTTTCGCTCACGCTTCACCTGTAGCCAAAGTTATTTCGTCTGCTCCCCA is a window of Chloracidobacterium sp. DNA encoding:
- a CDS encoding arginine-tRNA-protein transferase, whose product is MQLDADLQLINEEFHAENVTSPQLDLLLADGWRHFGTHFFRYNLGIYEDEIRRVLPLRIRLEDFEFSKSQRRILRRNDDLNVQIGPIDITDKTHDLFERHKRRFKSGVPSSIYDFLSSDAAREPTDGFELSVHSEGKLLAVSFFDVGKTSLSSIYAIFDPEKTSRSLGIFTMLKEIEYAIENGKTFYYHGYAYEGESFYDYKKRFSGLEQFDWSKNWIPLLAA
- a CDS encoding molybdopterin-dependent oxidoreductase, which codes for MSEDKEILLEKVREFEKRTGHTIGSYPDDPNNTASVLKERRHLSEPLSAEDANRRMFLRSLLGFSVAGIATWTGVLSWWWTSGETKTSLFRRTFEFNEKVSQFFYSPGRLAPEFPLSSVTPPRVNGMEGIEGEIDIEAWRLAVGGLANRTDALLLTLDDIKKLPRTEMITELKCIEGWSTIVHWAGVRFSDFAAHILPGKSINDLPPYVSMTTPDERYYVGWDTKSIMHPQTLLAYEMNGAPLKPEHGAPLRLASPTKYGIKQIKRIGSIEFTDERPKDYWAESGYDWYSGH
- a CDS encoding cytochrome b/b6 domain-containing protein; this translates as MSKQLEKKHTLAVRWMHWINFPLLTMMIWSGILIYWANPVYSIRIGGIELLHFFPQWFYDTLGIPFRLAEGLQLHFFFMWFFTLNGVFYIIYTFVSGEWRALLPLPGSFKRAPIVALHDARIVKTKPPQGKYNDAQRIAYTGVILMGAASTLTGFAIYKPLQLAWLTSLLGGYEWARFEHFWLTVLFVLFFVVHVIQVALAGWANFRSMITGYDIIDTVDAEREQATDKVKA